The genomic DNA ATTATGACGGCCTTAAACCAGACACCCCTACCCGGGTGATTCAGGACATTTTTACCTTGCTCAACGCGGAGATACTGGCAACGGAAAAGGGTGGAAGGTCGTGATTCCGCTGTCAGAATTTCCTCGGATCAACGCAACATTAAACGCGCTTACGGCCATTCTCCTAGGAGCAGGCTACGTTGCCATTAAAAATCGAAGGGTCCTTCTTCACCGCAACTTGATGCTGTCCGCGCTTACAACCTCATCCCTGTTCCTTGCGTGCTACCTCTTCTATCACTTCTATCATGGGGCCACTCGATTCCCCCGGCACGATTGGTCGAGGCCTCTGTATTTTACCATTCTTTGGACCCATACGGTCCTTGCCATCGTAAATCTTCCAGCCATTGGATGGGTGCTTTTCTTTGCTGCCAAAGGTCGATTTGCGGCCCATCGGAAGGTGGCCCGGTGGCTCTTTCCCAGCTGGATGTACGTCTCCATTACCGGTGTACTCGTATACTTTATGCTCTACCATTGGTTTCGAGTCTGACTGGGTTACAACTTCCTCGGGGGAGAGGACTTTTGTTTGGGCAGGTACTCTGGCAAGATCAGTAGAGAAAAATGTCCGGATGCGGTCGGGAGATCCTATGCCCATTCTGGCTTTGGCGGGAGACGTCATGCTGGGCAGGCTTGTGAACCGGTGGCTGCAGCATGTCCCAGCGAGCTATCCCTGGGGAGATACTTTGCCCTTGTGGAAAGCTGCAGCTTGGCGTAGCTGCAATCTAGAGTGTGTCCTCTCCGACCAGGGAGAGCCTTGGCCTTCGAAGGCCTTTTGTTTCCGATCCGATCCACGAAATGTCGACGTTCTCAAAACGTGTGGTATCTCTGCGGTCTCCCTGGCCAATAACCACGTGCTCGACTACGGGCCGGAGGCCTTGCTCCAAATGGTGGACATTTTGGATCGGGCGGGCATCGGCCATAGTGGAGCAGGTGCTAACTCTTGCAAGGCCAAGGAACCGAGCCTGAGCCGAGCAGGCGGTTTACCGGTCGCACTGGTATCGGTAACGGACAACGAGCCCGAGTGGGCGGCCAGCCCAGACCGGCCGGGGATCCGGTATGTCCCCATGGAATGTGCGGATCCTCGAGCCCAAGAGCTCTTTGAGCAAGTGGCAGACCTCCACCAAAAAGGGTACTTTGTCGTGACCAGCGTTCATTGGGGACCCAACTGGGGCTACCAGCCTCTGCCCGAACACGGGCGCTTCGGTCGGGCCTTGATTGAGGCTGGAGCCGACCTGGTGGCGGGACATTCCCCTCATGTCCCTCGAGGCA from Candidatus Methylacidithermus pantelleriae includes the following:
- a CDS encoding CapA family protein; the protein is MRSGDPMPILALAGDVMLGRLVNRWLQHVPASYPWGDTLPLWKAAAWRSCNLECVLSDQGEPWPSKAFCFRSDPRNVDVLKTCGISAVSLANNHVLDYGPEALLQMVDILDRAGIGHSGAGANSCKAKEPSLSRAGGLPVALVSVTDNEPEWAASPDRPGIRYVPMECADPRAQELFEQVADLHQKGYFVVTSVHWGPNWGYQPLPEHGRFGRALIEAGADLVAGHSPHVPRGIEIYQGKPIVYSLGDFIDDYAVDPYERNDESFLLWVELDQNHATRLVLHPIVIEDFQARRAPGERALAILDLLVELSRPFGTRLRVVEDDGTCGVVPLEAKIL
- a CDS encoding DUF420 domain-containing protein, which translates into the protein MIPLSEFPRINATLNALTAILLGAGYVAIKNRRVLLHRNLMLSALTTSSLFLACYLFYHFYHGATRFPRHDWSRPLYFTILWTHTVLAIVNLPAIGWVLFFAAKGRFAAHRKVARWLFPSWMYVSITGVLVYFMLYHWFRV